The following are encoded together in the Thermomonas brevis genome:
- a CDS encoding alpha/beta hydrolase family protein produces MLRFLLRAGLLALAGFACAPSFARGASPPVSASAREPWIGPWHGTLDAGKRRLRLQLTIGKDASGLWQGQLESLDQAPGQGMPLSELSVGDDGLRFSLPAKGIRYEGTWEPEGNHFVGTFRQGAAFPLAFARGPFAAAPLVQGLDGAWEGTTLRNGVEMRMALRVGTGNGGTVATFDAPDMLAKAMPVTALARDGDRIRFTLPTAGVSFAGRIEGEELSGRWTDGSRSRFRRTGSSAEAVAPRRPQTPRSPFPYRDLDASIPGIVAPGVTLSATLSLPDGDGPFPAAILITGSGPQDRDESAFGHKPFAVLADHLARRGVAVLRYDDRGVGRSTGRHAGATSADFANDANAAFAWLAAQPGIDANAIGFIGHSEGGIVGPLAALDNPKVAWMVLLAAPGVPIAAMLEAQRKALAQAQGRSAAEQEASEALQAGAMRIAGSTLDEAAARSALDALLDEAAKLPPASRDAMRKQALDPWFRWFVRHDPAQALARFPGPILALNGALDRQVLPRQNLEGIRAATASNRDAATRELAGLNHLFQTARTGGLGEYAAIEETMSPLALDAVSGWIVERYPARTPASPD; encoded by the coding sequence ATGCTTCGCTTCCTGCTTCGGGCCGGCCTTCTTGCGCTGGCCGGCTTCGCCTGCGCGCCCTCTTTTGCCCGGGGCGCATCGCCTCCGGTTTCCGCATCGGCGCGGGAACCGTGGATCGGGCCGTGGCACGGCACGCTGGATGCCGGCAAGCGGCGGTTGCGGCTGCAGCTCACCATCGGCAAGGATGCGAGCGGCCTGTGGCAGGGACAACTCGAAAGCCTGGACCAGGCGCCCGGGCAGGGAATGCCGCTGTCCGAGCTGTCGGTCGGTGACGATGGGCTGCGGTTTTCCCTGCCGGCCAAGGGCATCCGTTACGAGGGTACGTGGGAGCCCGAGGGAAACCACTTCGTCGGTACGTTCCGGCAGGGTGCCGCGTTTCCGCTGGCGTTCGCGCGCGGTCCGTTCGCCGCGGCGCCGCTGGTGCAAGGTCTGGATGGCGCGTGGGAAGGCACCACGCTCCGCAACGGCGTCGAAATGCGGATGGCGCTGCGCGTCGGCACCGGCAACGGCGGAACGGTGGCGACGTTCGATGCGCCCGACATGCTGGCGAAGGCGATGCCCGTCACGGCATTGGCGAGGGACGGCGACCGGATCCGTTTCACCTTGCCCACGGCGGGCGTGAGCTTCGCCGGACGGATCGAGGGCGAGGAGCTGTCCGGACGCTGGACGGATGGCAGCCGAAGCCGTTTCCGCAGGACGGGATCGTCCGCGGAGGCCGTCGCGCCGCGCCGCCCGCAGACGCCGCGATCGCCGTTTCCCTATCGCGACCTCGACGCGAGCATTCCGGGGATCGTCGCGCCGGGCGTGACGCTGTCGGCCACGTTGAGCCTGCCCGATGGTGATGGCCCGTTCCCGGCCGCCATCCTGATCACCGGCTCGGGGCCGCAGGATCGGGACGAATCCGCGTTCGGGCACAAACCATTTGCGGTGCTGGCCGACCACCTCGCGCGCCGCGGCGTCGCGGTGCTGCGCTACGACGATCGCGGTGTCGGCCGATCCACGGGGCGGCATGCCGGGGCGACTTCCGCCGACTTCGCGAACGACGCCAATGCCGCGTTCGCGTGGTTGGCGGCGCAGCCAGGCATCGACGCGAATGCGATCGGCTTCATCGGCCACAGCGAGGGCGGCATCGTCGGCCCACTCGCGGCGCTGGACAACCCGAAGGTGGCCTGGATGGTCCTGCTGGCCGCGCCGGGCGTGCCGATCGCCGCGATGCTGGAAGCGCAACGCAAGGCGCTGGCGCAGGCGCAGGGCCGGAGCGCGGCGGAGCAGGAGGCGTCCGAAGCGCTCCAGGCCGGAGCGATGCGTATCGCGGGCAGCACGCTGGACGAGGCCGCCGCGCGTTCCGCGCTGGATGCGCTGCTGGACGAAGCGGCCAAGCTGCCACCTGCGTCGCGCGACGCGATGCGGAAGCAGGCATTGGATCCATGGTTCCGTTGGTTCGTGCGTCACGACCCGGCACAGGCCCTGGCGCGGTTCCCCGGGCCGATCCTCGCCCTGAACGGCGCGCTGGATCGGCAGGTATTGCCGCGGCAGAACCTGGAGGGCATCCGCGCGGCAACGGCATCGAATCGCGATGCGGCCACGCGCGAACTGGCGGGCTTGAACCATCTGTTCCAGACCGCGCGCACTGGCGGACTGGGCGAGTACGCGGCCATCGAGGAAACGATGTCGCCCCTCGCATTGGATGCCGTGTCCGGCTGGATCGTCGAGCGCTATCCGGCTCGGACTCCGGCGTCTCCGGATTAA